A single region of the Zonotrichia albicollis isolate bZonAlb1 chromosome 16, bZonAlb1.hap1, whole genome shotgun sequence genome encodes:
- the PDAP1 gene encoding 28 kDa heat- and acid-stable phosphoprotein — protein sequence MPKGRKGGHKGRARQYTSPEEIDAQLQAEKQKAREEEEQEEGGEGATGDPKKEKKSLDSDESDEDDEDYQQKRKGVEGLIDIENPNRVIQTTKKVTQLDLDGPKELSRREREEIEKQKAKERYMKMHLAGKTEQAKADLARLAIIRKQREEAARKKEEERKAKDEAAMAGKRLQSLSLNK from the exons ATGCCGAAAG GTAGAAAAGGAGGCCACAAAGGCCGGGCAAGGCAGTACACGAGTCCTGAGGAGATTGATGCCCAGCTCCAAGCAGAAAAGCAAAAGGCAAGG gaagaggaggagcaagaagaaggaggagaaggagcaaCAGGGGACcctaaaaaggagaagaaatctTTAGATTCAGATGAGAGtgatgaagatgatgaggaTTATCAG CAAAAGCGCAAAGGAGTGGAGGGGTTGATAGACATAGAGAACCCCAACCGTGTCATTCAGACAACCAAAAAAGTCACTCAGCTGGACCTGGATGGACCCAAGGAGCTCTCACGACGAGAGAG AGAGGAAATAGAGAagcaaaaggcaaaagaaagatACATGAAAATGCACCTAGCTGGGAAAACAGAGCAAGCCAAGGCAGACCTGGCCCGATTAGCCATCATTCGGAAGCAAAGGGAAGAAGCTgccagaaagaaagaagaagaaagaaaag CAAAAGACGAGGCGGCCATGGCAGGTAAAAGACTGCAGTCACTATCCCTTAACAAGTAA
- the ARPC1A gene encoding actin-related protein 2/3 complex subunit 1A: MSLHQFLLEPITCHAWNRDRTQIAISPNNHEVHIYKKSGNQWVKAHELKEHNGHITGIDWAPKSDRIVTCGADRNAYVWSQKDGVWKPTLVILRINRAATFVKWSPLENKFAVGSGARLISVCYFESENDWWVSKHIKKPIRSTVLSLDWHPNNVLLAAGSCDFKCRVFSAYIKEVDEKPASTPWGSKMPFGQLMSEFGGAGSGGWVHSVSFSASGNRLAWVSHDSTVSVADASKNMMVSQLKTEFLPLLSVSFVSENSVVAAGHDCCPMLFNCDERGLLSFVSKLDIPKQSIQRNISAMERFRNMDKRATTEDRNTTLETLHQNSITQVSIYEIDKRDCRKFCTTGIDGAMTIWDFKTLESSIQGLRIM, translated from the exons ATGTCTCTGCatcagttcctgctggagccaaTCACCTGCCATGCCTGGAACAGAGACCGTACTC agattgCCATTAGCCCTAATAACCACGAAGTGCACATCTACAAGAAGAGTGGGAACCAGTGGGTGAAGGCTCATGAGCTGAAGGAACACAATGGACACATTACAG GCATTGACTGGGCTCCCAAGAGCGACCGCATCGTGACGTGCGGCGCCGACCGCAACGCGTACGTGTGGAGCCAGAAGGACGGCGTGTGGAAACCCACCCTGGTCATCCTCAGGATCAACCGCGCCGCCACCTTCGTCAAGTGGTCCCCCCTGGAGAACAAGTTTGCTGTGGGCAGCGGAGCTCGACTCATATCCGTGTGCTACTTTGAGTCTGAAAATGACTG GTGGGTGAGCAAACACATTAAAAAGCCCATTCGTTCCACTGTCCTCAGCCTGGACTGGCACCCCAACAAtgtcctgctggctgcaggatcCTGTGACTTCAAGTGCAG GGTGTTCTCTGCTTACATTAAGGAAGTGGATGAAAAGCCAGCCAGCACCCCCTGGGGCTCCAAGATGCCTTTTGGGCAGCTGATGTCAGAGTTTGGGGGCGCGGGCAGCGGAGGGTGGGTGCACAGCGTCAGCTTCTCCGCCAGCGGCAACCGCCTGGCCTGGGTCAGCCATGACAGCACCGTGTCCGTGGCTGATGCCTCCAAAAACATGAT GGTTTCGCAGCTGAAAACAGAGTTCCTCCCTCTCCTGAGCGTGTCCTTTGTCTCGGAGAACAGCGTGGTGGCAGCT GGCCACGACTGCTGCCCGATGCTCTTCAACTGTGACGAGCGTGGCTTGCTGAGCTTCGTGTCCAAACTGGACATTCCCAAGCAGAGCATCCAGCGCAACATCTCGGCCATGGAGCGCTTCCGCAACATGGACAAAAGAGCCACCACGGAGGATCGCAACACCACCCTGGAGACCCTGCACCAAAACAGCATCAC CCAAGTGTCTATTTATGAGATAGACAAACGGGATTGTCGGAAATTCTGCACCACCGGCATCGATGGAGCAATGACCATCTGGGATTTCAAG ACTTTAGAGTCCTCCATCCAAGGGCTACGAATCATGTAA
- the ARPC1B gene encoding actin-related protein 2/3 complex subunit 1B → MAYHSFLLEPISCHAWNKDRTQIALCPNNHEVHIYRKDGAKWSKVHELKEHNGQVTGIDWAPESNRLVTCGTDRNAYVWTLKGNVWKPTLVILRINRAARCVKWSPRENKFAVGSGSRLISICYFEQENDWWVCKHIKKPIRSTVLSLDWHPNNVLLAAGSCDFKCRIFSAYIKEVEERPSPTPWGSKMPFGELMFESSSSCGWVHSVSFSASGSRVAWVSHDSTLCLADAGRKMAVASLCTETLPLLAVTFITEHSLVAAGHDCCPMLFTYEESQGALSFGGKLDVPKQSSQRGLTARERFQNLDKKASSDTANATLDTLHKNSISQISVLTGGKDKCSQFCTTGMDGGMSIWDVKSLESALKDLKIK, encoded by the exons ATGGCCTACCACAGCTTCCTGCTGGAGCCCATCAGCTGCCATGCCTGGAACAAGGACCGCACCC AGATCGCCCTGTGCCCCAACAACCACGAGGTTCACATCTACCGCAAGGACGGGGCCAAGTGGAGCAAAGTGCATGAGCTGAAGGAGCACAATGGGCAGGTGACAG GCATTGACTGGGCCCCCGAGAGCAACCGGCTGGTGACGTGCGGGACCGACCGCAACGCCTACGTGTGGACCCTCAAGGGCAACGTCTGGAAGCCCACCCTGGTGATCCTGAGGATCAACCGCGCCGCCCGCTGCGTCAAGTGGTCCCCCAGGGAGAACAAATTCGCCGTGGGCAGCGGCTCCCGCCTCATCTCCATCTGCTACTTCGAGCAGGAGAACGACTG GTGGGTTTGCAAGCACATCAAGAAGCCCATCCGCTCCACGGTGCTCAGCCTGGACTGGCACCCCAACAACGTCCTcctggctgctggctcctgtgaCTTCAAGTgcag GATTTTCTCAGCCTACATCAAGGAGGTGGAGGAGCGGCCCAGCCCCACGCCCTGGGGCTCCAAGATGCCCTTTGGGGAGCTGATGTTCgagtccagcagcagctgtgggtggGTGCACAGCGTGAGCTTCTCGGCCAGCGGCTCCCGCGTGGCCTGGGTCAGCCACGACAGCACCCTGTGCCTCGCTGATGCGGGCAGGAAGATGGC CGTTGCCTCGCTGTGCACCGAGACGCTGCCCCTGCTGGCTGTCACCTTCATCACCGAGCACAGCCTGGTGGCCGCG GGCCACGACTGCTGCCCGATGCTGTTCACCTACGAGGAGAGCCAGGGCGCCCTGAGCTTCGGGGGGAAGCTGGACGTGCCCAAGCAGAGCTCCCAGCGCGGCCTCACCGCCCGTGAACGCTTCCAGAACCTGGACAAGAAAGCGAGCTCAGATACAGCCAATGCCACCCTGGACACCCTGCACAAGAACAGCATCAG CCAGATCTCAGTGCTGACTGGGGGGAAGGACAAGTGCTCCCAGTTCTGCACCACGGGGATGGACGGGGGCATGAGCATCTGGGATGTCAAG AGCCTGGAGTCAGCACTGAAGGATCTCAAGATCAAATGA